The proteins below come from a single Cannabis sativa cultivar Pink pepper isolate KNU-18-1 chromosome 3, ASM2916894v1, whole genome shotgun sequence genomic window:
- the LOC115709973 gene encoding putative pentatricopeptide repeat-containing protein At5g59900 isoform X2 has protein sequence MRKFMDGVIVLKLMRDCRLVELLPEVRTLSSLLNGLVRIRQFKLVVELFYEFVNKGLQPDVYVYTIVVKSLCEMKDFNQAENVIDCAESNGCELSVVMYNVFIHGLCKSYKASKAIEVKNLLSRKGLRADIVTYCTLVLGFCRVQEFEVGMGLLYEMIELGLVPSEAAVSSVVEGLRKKGMIEVAFDLVNDVGKVGVVPNLFVYNSLINSLCKDGKVDKAESLFNKMGTKDLFPNDITYSILIDSFCRSGKMDAAVRYFDRMSETGIKATVYTYNSLINGACKFGDQAAAKSFFTEMIRKGVMPNVVTYTSLISGTCKSGELTEAFRLYHEMTGKGIAPNIYTFTALISVLCRVNLMLEASKLFNEMIERRIMPNEVTYNVMIDGYCREGNTTSAFELFHEMVKRGLTPDTYTYRALISGLCTTGRVSEANDFVNHLHNENCNLNEMCYSALLLGLCKDGRVKDALGACREMLERGIDLDLVCYAILVYGTLKQQDTEKLFSVLKKMRDQQLRPDNVIYTSIIDAYGKSGKFKEAFGVWNIMVGEGCIPNVVTYTSLIHGLCKAGYLHQVELLYNDMMNGNSLPNHVTYGCFLDHLSNEGEMDKALQLHETMLEGCLANTVTYNILIRGFCKMGKFEEASKLLVGMTNHGVFPDCVTYSTFIYEHCRRGNLHDAIRLWDTMLDKGLKPDTLAYNFVIYGCCVNGETGKAFELRDDMIRRGLKPDRFTHNSLMRATNLHS, from the exons ATGAG GAAATTTATGGATGGTGTTATAGTTTTGAAGCTCATGAGGGATTGTAGATTGGTGGAGTTATTGCCTGAGGTTAGAACTTTGAGTAGTTTGTTGAATGGACTTGTGAGAATTAGGCAATTCAAACTTGTTGTTGAATTGTTTTATGAGTTTGTGAATAAAGGTCTTCAGCCTGATGTTTATGTGTACACCATTGTTGTTAAAAGTTTGTGTGAAATGAAGGATTTTAACCAAGCTGAGAATGTGATTGATTGTGCTGAATCTAATGGGTGTGAATTGAGTGTTGTAATGTATAATGTGTTTATTCATGGGCTTTGTAAGAGCTACAAGGCGAGTAAGGCGATTGAGGTTAAGAACTTGTTGAGTCGAAAGGGATTGAGAGCGGATATTGTTACGTATTGTACTTTGGTGCTTGGGTTTTGTAGAGTTCAAGAGTTTGAGGTTGGTATGGGATTGTTGTATGAGATGATTGAATTGGGGCTTGTTCCTAGCGAGGCAGCTGTTTCGAGTGTTGTGGAGGGATTGAGGAAGAAGGGGATGATTGAAGTGGCTTTTGATTTGGTTAATGATGTTGGTAAAGTTGGGGTTGTACCTAATTTGTTTGTTTATAATTCTTTGATTAATTCTTTGTGCAAAGATGGGAAGGTAGACAAGGCGGAATCACTTTTTAATAAGATGGGGACGAAGGATTTGTTTCCGAATGATATTACTTATTCTATTTTGATAGATTCTTTCTGCAGAAGTGGTAAAATGGATGCTGCTGTACGATATTTCGATAGAATGAGCGAGACTGGGATAAAAGCAACGGTGTATACGTACAATTCTTTGATAAATGGGGCGTGTAAGTTCGGGGATCAAGCTGCAGCGAAGTCTTTCTTCACCGAAATGATCAGAAAAGGTGTAATGCCAAATGTTGTAACCTATACATCACTGATAAGCGGGACTTGCAAATCTGGAGAATTAACCGAGGCATTTCGACTATATCATGAAATGACTGGGAAGGGCATTGCGCCTAATATTTACACATTCACTGCTCTCATTTCTGTCCTTTGTCGGGTGAATTTGATGCTTGAAGCAAGTAAACTTTTCAATGAAATGATCGAAAGAAGAATTATGCCCAATGAGGTTACTTACAATGTCATGATAGATGGTTACTGTAGGGAAGGGAACACCACAAGTGCCTTTGAACTGTTTCATGAAATGGTGAAGAGGGGTCTTACGCCCGACACATATACTTACAGAGCTCTAATAAGTGGTCTATGCACTACAGGTAGAGTTTCCGAAGCCAATGATTTTGTAAACCACCTTCATAATGAGAACTGTAATTTAAATGAGATGTGTTACAGTGCACTTCTACTCGGTTTATGCAAGGACGGGAGAGTAAAAGATGCATTGGGTGCTTGTCGCGAGATGCTCGAAAGAGGTATTGACTTGGATCTGGTTTGTTATGCTATACTTGTTTATGGAACTTTAAAGCAACAGGATACCGAAAAGCTCTTCAGTGTCTTGAAGAAGATGCGTGATCAACAACTGAGACCTGATAATGTAATATACACGAGTATTATCGATGCATATGGAAAATCGGGGAAGTTTAAGGAGGCTTTCGGGGTTTGGAACATTATGGTTGGCGAAGGCTGCATTCCTAACGTTGTAACGTATACGTCCTTGATACACGGCTTATGCAAAGCTGGATATCTACATCAAGTAGAGCTTCTTTACAATGACATGATGAATGGCAACTCTCTTCCGAATCATGTAACGTACGGTTGTTTCTTGGACCACCTTAGCAACGAAGGAGAAATGGATAAAGCCCTACAACTCCACGAGACCATGCTCGAAGGGTGTTTAGCTAACACTGTAACGTACAACATTCTCATTCGAGGTTTTTGCAAAATGGGGAAGTTCGAGGAGGCCTCCAAACTCCTCGTTGGAATGACAAACCATGGCGTTTTTCCAGATTGCGTTACCTATTCAACCTTTATCTACGAGCATTGTAGACGGGGCAATTTGCACGATGCAATCAGACTCTGGGATACCATGCTCGATAAGGGTTTGAAGCCTGATACGCTGGCGTATAATTTTGTGATATACGGTTGTTGTGTCAATGGGGAAACGGGGAAGGCGTTCGAGTTGCGTGATGACATGATTAGACGAGGGTTGAAGCCGGATCGATTTACGCATAACTCACTCATGCGTGCAACCAACTTGCATAGTTAG
- the LOC115709973 gene encoding putative pentatricopeptide repeat-containing protein At5g59900 isoform X1 — protein MRIALPHHHHQHHHRFLRNLRNLCTFSKGNNEESDTRFVSILNDIVRGDKSWTIALNDTFISRTLKPHHIEKLLIKTLDDSRLALRFFNFLGLHRGFTHSTKSFSILIHSLVQSKLFWPASSLLQTLLLRGLNPNECYVQNRKFMDGVIVLKLMRDCRLVELLPEVRTLSSLLNGLVRIRQFKLVVELFYEFVNKGLQPDVYVYTIVVKSLCEMKDFNQAENVIDCAESNGCELSVVMYNVFIHGLCKSYKASKAIEVKNLLSRKGLRADIVTYCTLVLGFCRVQEFEVGMGLLYEMIELGLVPSEAAVSSVVEGLRKKGMIEVAFDLVNDVGKVGVVPNLFVYNSLINSLCKDGKVDKAESLFNKMGTKDLFPNDITYSILIDSFCRSGKMDAAVRYFDRMSETGIKATVYTYNSLINGACKFGDQAAAKSFFTEMIRKGVMPNVVTYTSLISGTCKSGELTEAFRLYHEMTGKGIAPNIYTFTALISVLCRVNLMLEASKLFNEMIERRIMPNEVTYNVMIDGYCREGNTTSAFELFHEMVKRGLTPDTYTYRALISGLCTTGRVSEANDFVNHLHNENCNLNEMCYSALLLGLCKDGRVKDALGACREMLERGIDLDLVCYAILVYGTLKQQDTEKLFSVLKKMRDQQLRPDNVIYTSIIDAYGKSGKFKEAFGVWNIMVGEGCIPNVVTYTSLIHGLCKAGYLHQVELLYNDMMNGNSLPNHVTYGCFLDHLSNEGEMDKALQLHETMLEGCLANTVTYNILIRGFCKMGKFEEASKLLVGMTNHGVFPDCVTYSTFIYEHCRRGNLHDAIRLWDTMLDKGLKPDTLAYNFVIYGCCVNGETGKAFELRDDMIRRGLKPDRFTHNSLMRATNLHS, from the exons atgaGGATAGCTcttcctcatcatcatcatcaacatcatcatcgGTTTCTCCGAAATCTCAGAAACCTCTGCACTTTCTCCAAAGGTAACAACGAAGAAAGCGACACTCGCTTCGTTTCGATCTTAAACGACATAGTACGCGGTGACAAGAGCTGGACAATTGCATTAAACGACACCTTCATTTCCAGAACATTGAAGCCTCACCATATAGAAAAGCTGTTGATCAAAACTTTGGATGATTCCAGGTTAGCCTTGAGATTCTTCAACTTCTTAGGTCTTCACAGAGGCTTTACTCATTCAACGAAGTCGTTTAGTATTCTGATTCATTCTTTGGTTCAGTCTAAGCTGTTTTGGCCAGCCTCGTCGTTATTGCAAACCCTTCTTCTTCGTGGATTAAATCCTAATGAG TGTTATGTTCAAAATAGGAAATTTATGGATGGTGTTATAGTTTTGAAGCTCATGAGGGATTGTAGATTGGTGGAGTTATTGCCTGAGGTTAGAACTTTGAGTAGTTTGTTGAATGGACTTGTGAGAATTAGGCAATTCAAACTTGTTGTTGAATTGTTTTATGAGTTTGTGAATAAAGGTCTTCAGCCTGATGTTTATGTGTACACCATTGTTGTTAAAAGTTTGTGTGAAATGAAGGATTTTAACCAAGCTGAGAATGTGATTGATTGTGCTGAATCTAATGGGTGTGAATTGAGTGTTGTAATGTATAATGTGTTTATTCATGGGCTTTGTAAGAGCTACAAGGCGAGTAAGGCGATTGAGGTTAAGAACTTGTTGAGTCGAAAGGGATTGAGAGCGGATATTGTTACGTATTGTACTTTGGTGCTTGGGTTTTGTAGAGTTCAAGAGTTTGAGGTTGGTATGGGATTGTTGTATGAGATGATTGAATTGGGGCTTGTTCCTAGCGAGGCAGCTGTTTCGAGTGTTGTGGAGGGATTGAGGAAGAAGGGGATGATTGAAGTGGCTTTTGATTTGGTTAATGATGTTGGTAAAGTTGGGGTTGTACCTAATTTGTTTGTTTATAATTCTTTGATTAATTCTTTGTGCAAAGATGGGAAGGTAGACAAGGCGGAATCACTTTTTAATAAGATGGGGACGAAGGATTTGTTTCCGAATGATATTACTTATTCTATTTTGATAGATTCTTTCTGCAGAAGTGGTAAAATGGATGCTGCTGTACGATATTTCGATAGAATGAGCGAGACTGGGATAAAAGCAACGGTGTATACGTACAATTCTTTGATAAATGGGGCGTGTAAGTTCGGGGATCAAGCTGCAGCGAAGTCTTTCTTCACCGAAATGATCAGAAAAGGTGTAATGCCAAATGTTGTAACCTATACATCACTGATAAGCGGGACTTGCAAATCTGGAGAATTAACCGAGGCATTTCGACTATATCATGAAATGACTGGGAAGGGCATTGCGCCTAATATTTACACATTCACTGCTCTCATTTCTGTCCTTTGTCGGGTGAATTTGATGCTTGAAGCAAGTAAACTTTTCAATGAAATGATCGAAAGAAGAATTATGCCCAATGAGGTTACTTACAATGTCATGATAGATGGTTACTGTAGGGAAGGGAACACCACAAGTGCCTTTGAACTGTTTCATGAAATGGTGAAGAGGGGTCTTACGCCCGACACATATACTTACAGAGCTCTAATAAGTGGTCTATGCACTACAGGTAGAGTTTCCGAAGCCAATGATTTTGTAAACCACCTTCATAATGAGAACTGTAATTTAAATGAGATGTGTTACAGTGCACTTCTACTCGGTTTATGCAAGGACGGGAGAGTAAAAGATGCATTGGGTGCTTGTCGCGAGATGCTCGAAAGAGGTATTGACTTGGATCTGGTTTGTTATGCTATACTTGTTTATGGAACTTTAAAGCAACAGGATACCGAAAAGCTCTTCAGTGTCTTGAAGAAGATGCGTGATCAACAACTGAGACCTGATAATGTAATATACACGAGTATTATCGATGCATATGGAAAATCGGGGAAGTTTAAGGAGGCTTTCGGGGTTTGGAACATTATGGTTGGCGAAGGCTGCATTCCTAACGTTGTAACGTATACGTCCTTGATACACGGCTTATGCAAAGCTGGATATCTACATCAAGTAGAGCTTCTTTACAATGACATGATGAATGGCAACTCTCTTCCGAATCATGTAACGTACGGTTGTTTCTTGGACCACCTTAGCAACGAAGGAGAAATGGATAAAGCCCTACAACTCCACGAGACCATGCTCGAAGGGTGTTTAGCTAACACTGTAACGTACAACATTCTCATTCGAGGTTTTTGCAAAATGGGGAAGTTCGAGGAGGCCTCCAAACTCCTCGTTGGAATGACAAACCATGGCGTTTTTCCAGATTGCGTTACCTATTCAACCTTTATCTACGAGCATTGTAGACGGGGCAATTTGCACGATGCAATCAGACTCTGGGATACCATGCTCGATAAGGGTTTGAAGCCTGATACGCTGGCGTATAATTTTGTGATATACGGTTGTTGTGTCAATGGGGAAACGGGGAAGGCGTTCGAGTTGCGTGATGACATGATTAGACGAGGGTTGAAGCCGGATCGATTTACGCATAACTCACTCATGCGTGCAACCAACTTGCATAGTTAG
- the LOC115709973 gene encoding putative pentatricopeptide repeat-containing protein At5g59900 isoform X3, whose protein sequence is MDGVIVLKLMRDCRLVELLPEVRTLSSLLNGLVRIRQFKLVVELFYEFVNKGLQPDVYVYTIVVKSLCEMKDFNQAENVIDCAESNGCELSVVMYNVFIHGLCKSYKASKAIEVKNLLSRKGLRADIVTYCTLVLGFCRVQEFEVGMGLLYEMIELGLVPSEAAVSSVVEGLRKKGMIEVAFDLVNDVGKVGVVPNLFVYNSLINSLCKDGKVDKAESLFNKMGTKDLFPNDITYSILIDSFCRSGKMDAAVRYFDRMSETGIKATVYTYNSLINGACKFGDQAAAKSFFTEMIRKGVMPNVVTYTSLISGTCKSGELTEAFRLYHEMTGKGIAPNIYTFTALISVLCRVNLMLEASKLFNEMIERRIMPNEVTYNVMIDGYCREGNTTSAFELFHEMVKRGLTPDTYTYRALISGLCTTGRVSEANDFVNHLHNENCNLNEMCYSALLLGLCKDGRVKDALGACREMLERGIDLDLVCYAILVYGTLKQQDTEKLFSVLKKMRDQQLRPDNVIYTSIIDAYGKSGKFKEAFGVWNIMVGEGCIPNVVTYTSLIHGLCKAGYLHQVELLYNDMMNGNSLPNHVTYGCFLDHLSNEGEMDKALQLHETMLEGCLANTVTYNILIRGFCKMGKFEEASKLLVGMTNHGVFPDCVTYSTFIYEHCRRGNLHDAIRLWDTMLDKGLKPDTLAYNFVIYGCCVNGETGKAFELRDDMIRRGLKPDRFTHNSLMRATNLHS, encoded by the coding sequence ATGGATGGTGTTATAGTTTTGAAGCTCATGAGGGATTGTAGATTGGTGGAGTTATTGCCTGAGGTTAGAACTTTGAGTAGTTTGTTGAATGGACTTGTGAGAATTAGGCAATTCAAACTTGTTGTTGAATTGTTTTATGAGTTTGTGAATAAAGGTCTTCAGCCTGATGTTTATGTGTACACCATTGTTGTTAAAAGTTTGTGTGAAATGAAGGATTTTAACCAAGCTGAGAATGTGATTGATTGTGCTGAATCTAATGGGTGTGAATTGAGTGTTGTAATGTATAATGTGTTTATTCATGGGCTTTGTAAGAGCTACAAGGCGAGTAAGGCGATTGAGGTTAAGAACTTGTTGAGTCGAAAGGGATTGAGAGCGGATATTGTTACGTATTGTACTTTGGTGCTTGGGTTTTGTAGAGTTCAAGAGTTTGAGGTTGGTATGGGATTGTTGTATGAGATGATTGAATTGGGGCTTGTTCCTAGCGAGGCAGCTGTTTCGAGTGTTGTGGAGGGATTGAGGAAGAAGGGGATGATTGAAGTGGCTTTTGATTTGGTTAATGATGTTGGTAAAGTTGGGGTTGTACCTAATTTGTTTGTTTATAATTCTTTGATTAATTCTTTGTGCAAAGATGGGAAGGTAGACAAGGCGGAATCACTTTTTAATAAGATGGGGACGAAGGATTTGTTTCCGAATGATATTACTTATTCTATTTTGATAGATTCTTTCTGCAGAAGTGGTAAAATGGATGCTGCTGTACGATATTTCGATAGAATGAGCGAGACTGGGATAAAAGCAACGGTGTATACGTACAATTCTTTGATAAATGGGGCGTGTAAGTTCGGGGATCAAGCTGCAGCGAAGTCTTTCTTCACCGAAATGATCAGAAAAGGTGTAATGCCAAATGTTGTAACCTATACATCACTGATAAGCGGGACTTGCAAATCTGGAGAATTAACCGAGGCATTTCGACTATATCATGAAATGACTGGGAAGGGCATTGCGCCTAATATTTACACATTCACTGCTCTCATTTCTGTCCTTTGTCGGGTGAATTTGATGCTTGAAGCAAGTAAACTTTTCAATGAAATGATCGAAAGAAGAATTATGCCCAATGAGGTTACTTACAATGTCATGATAGATGGTTACTGTAGGGAAGGGAACACCACAAGTGCCTTTGAACTGTTTCATGAAATGGTGAAGAGGGGTCTTACGCCCGACACATATACTTACAGAGCTCTAATAAGTGGTCTATGCACTACAGGTAGAGTTTCCGAAGCCAATGATTTTGTAAACCACCTTCATAATGAGAACTGTAATTTAAATGAGATGTGTTACAGTGCACTTCTACTCGGTTTATGCAAGGACGGGAGAGTAAAAGATGCATTGGGTGCTTGTCGCGAGATGCTCGAAAGAGGTATTGACTTGGATCTGGTTTGTTATGCTATACTTGTTTATGGAACTTTAAAGCAACAGGATACCGAAAAGCTCTTCAGTGTCTTGAAGAAGATGCGTGATCAACAACTGAGACCTGATAATGTAATATACACGAGTATTATCGATGCATATGGAAAATCGGGGAAGTTTAAGGAGGCTTTCGGGGTTTGGAACATTATGGTTGGCGAAGGCTGCATTCCTAACGTTGTAACGTATACGTCCTTGATACACGGCTTATGCAAAGCTGGATATCTACATCAAGTAGAGCTTCTTTACAATGACATGATGAATGGCAACTCTCTTCCGAATCATGTAACGTACGGTTGTTTCTTGGACCACCTTAGCAACGAAGGAGAAATGGATAAAGCCCTACAACTCCACGAGACCATGCTCGAAGGGTGTTTAGCTAACACTGTAACGTACAACATTCTCATTCGAGGTTTTTGCAAAATGGGGAAGTTCGAGGAGGCCTCCAAACTCCTCGTTGGAATGACAAACCATGGCGTTTTTCCAGATTGCGTTACCTATTCAACCTTTATCTACGAGCATTGTAGACGGGGCAATTTGCACGATGCAATCAGACTCTGGGATACCATGCTCGATAAGGGTTTGAAGCCTGATACGCTGGCGTATAATTTTGTGATATACGGTTGTTGTGTCAATGGGGAAACGGGGAAGGCGTTCGAGTTGCGTGATGACATGATTAGACGAGGGTTGAAGCCGGATCGATTTACGCATAACTCACTCATGCGTGCAACCAACTTGCATAGTTAG